One genomic region from Biomphalaria glabrata chromosome 7, xgBioGlab47.1, whole genome shotgun sequence encodes:
- the LOC106069767 gene encoding zinc finger CCCH domain-containing protein 3-like isoform X2, which produces MESVLPNSNRLVLPLAKTSVSSLNGDRMTTVAEPTRLVLLGDKGTTFDTSQLNILEPLGLQISTKPSKETFVQENSSLKNSNETSKTFVKYLDYLEEMELKIRYMKNDIEFKQNQISARNNLGLNRNQSRQTLVNRTHKHNFGTHPGEEASYKQHIKKHAHEKVKQKIPPALVPESHNHQAVPSKRVDRIQAAVVQSISKSSQVALLSDAQSNNGSSKTQLPVYVSPNKRKVIFSSQSSEDLTKSVPVVRKVLFQGISPENIAYMAGKQNSTVHNSNTATSRFKLVKNIENSSRKAANGDAQSSVSNNTVPTSTSLRPQSETAQLKKVSMANVQNASKLVSKYKIKHLSPTSAPKMAPSINGHLKSDSFVSQSGSNSLMATPASKKQNLFSFKKSPLIIQSAAKLVSKYKLKRISPTSASKKAPIFYQGTSSQHHKFSFPRSSTFTKFNKNKLKLDKRNPEKIRSDPSRGRGLIKLDRRVTTSTSKKVQGNQSFKRIAPFSYYNTGSFYKWSRPTLQANNFWRLKMRQKLRLGFMGTHRYASFKINKSSWPSALNFKQKRNNKSLVKIGDHLYKSNSRQLTRIKRSTSFSSVHDSSSRHSFKDNTPQRSWKMQKLKLISLQGVHFNVDSKGKKLSRAVFKSSTNSNESIAHVNKIALDQKRSDENARLAASRAVYRSIAIAAVKFKKDNKKKIQKQHCIFFGRFGKCFRGDNCPYLHDPQKVAVCTRFLRGRCDVVNCPFSHKASVHKMPVCMYYLRGACSRDDCPYLHVKVNPDAPTCKDFLNGFCSLGDKCKRLHSFVCPTYSYTGSCRRGVNCPMLHRQRQNDVSTKQKAPISVPAKRESKTSEIKPFIGVRTEPIAAQPSYISLTTEDNSRVTINSSVSPQEKNPETLAHSSLLSLLSRPTASLTNDSTRIRPAFLSPLYETQSNISSSLSLIDTQQSCIPVTEQDTLMTASSTSLPLDKTKMNSQLSFISFGSIDKTNITIDSNQVIPAALELNQSTKSHCTSSSSLSSLTRKSAVIPLTNQEITLITPAMSLLTEPKKQHTLSQLSFISFETTDKARHESEPESTGTSGNTQQNNLLGTSHFNESVTSVKITPSFLHSKQTYQKE; this is translated from the exons ATGGAATCTGTGTTGCCCAATTCAAATCGCTTGGTCTTACCTTTGGCCAAAACATCCGTGTCAAGTTTAAATG GAGACAGAATGACTACAGTGGCAGAGCCTACAAGATTGGTTTTATTAGGAGATAAAGGTACCACTTTTGATACTTCTCAACTAAACATTCTAGAGCCTCTAGGACTTCAGATATCAACAAAACCATCTAAAGAAACATTTGTTCAAGAAAACTCATCTCTGAAAAATTCCAATGAAACTTCCAAAACATTTGTTAAGTATTTAGATTATTTGGAAGAAATGGAACTCAAAATACGTTACATGAAAAATGACatagaattcaaacaaaatcaaatcTCAGCAAGAAATAACTTAGGACTTAATCGAAATCAAAGTAGACAAACTTTAGTAAATAGGACTCATAAACACAATTTTGGAACCCATCCTGGTGAGGAAGCATCATACAAACAGCATATCAAAAAACATGCCCAtgaaaaagttaaacaaaaaattccACCTGCCTTGGTTCCTGAATCTCACAACCATCAGGCGGTACCCTCAAAAAGAGTGGATAGAATACAAGCAGCAGTTGTACAAAGTATTTCAAAAAGTAGTCAGGTTGCATTGCTGTCAGACGCCCAGTCAAATAATGGCAGCAGTAAGACTCAGTTGCCTGTGTATGTTTCCCCTAATAAAAGGAAGGTTATTTTCTCTTCCCAATCTTCTGAAGACTTAACTAAGTCAGTGCCAGTAGtaagaaaagttttatttcaaggtATCTCACCAGAAAACATTGCTTATATGGCTGGTAAACAAAATTCTACAGTTCATAATTCAAATACGGCTACCAGTAGATTCAAActtgttaaaaatattgaaaattcaTCACGTAAAGCAGCAAATGGTGATGCTCAATCAAGTGTTTCAAATAACACTGTACCCACTTCAACATCACTGAGACCACAGTCAGAGACTGCTCAACTTAAGAAAGTGTCCATGGCAAATGTCCAAAATGCATCCAAACTGGTCAGCAAGTACAAGATAAAGCATCTTTCTCCAACATCTGCTCCAAAAATGGCACCTTCCATCAATGGCCATCTTAAATCTGATTCATTTGTCTCTCAGTCTGGCTCTAACTCTTTAATGGCCACCCCAGCTTCCAAAAAGCAAaaccttttttctttcaaaaaatcTCCCTTGATCATACAAAGTGCTGCAAAGCTGGTTAGCAAGTACAAGTTGAAAAGAATTTCTCCAACATCAGCATCGAAAAAGGCTCCAATTTTCTATCAAGGCACATCCAGTCAGCATCATAAATTTTCATTTCCGCGTTCTAGTACTTTTacaaaattcaacaagaataagtTAAAGTTGGACAAAAGAAATCCAGAGAAAATCAGAAGTGATCCATCTAGAGGGAGAGGTCTGATAAAGTTGGACAGAAGAGTTACTACTAGCACTAGCAAGAAAGTACAGGGGAACCAGTCATTTAAGAGAATTGCTCCTTTTTCTT ATTATAATACAGGTTCCTTTTATAAATGGTCAAGGCCAACACTGCAAGCTAATAACTTTTGGAGGCTGAAAATGAGACAAAAACTGAGGTTAGGGTTTATGGGTACTCATAGATATGCAAG ttttaaaataaacaagtcTTCATGGCCGTctgctttaaactttaaacaaaagagAAACAACAAAAGTTTGGTGAAGATTGGAGATCACTTGTACAAATCCAATTCAAGGCAACTCACCAGAATTAAAAGGTCAACTTCATTCTCATCTGTTCATGACTCAAGCAGCAGACATAGTTTCAAAGATAACACACCCCAAAGAA GTTGGAAGATGcaaaaattgaaattaatttcTTTACAAGGTGTTCATTTTAATGTTGATTCAAAGGGCAAAAAATTAAGCCGAGCTGTTTTCA AAAGTAGTACAAACTCTAATGAAAGTATTGCTCATGTAAACAAAATAGCATTGGATCAGAAGCGATCAGATGAAAATGCAAGACTTGCTGCCAG TCGTGCAGTTTATCGGAGTATTGCCATCGCTGctgtcaagtttaaaaaagacaacaagAAGAAGATTCAGAAACAGCATTGCATATTCTTTGGTCGTTTTGGTAAATGTTTTCGAGGGGACAACTGTCCATACCTACATGACCCACAAAAAGTAGCTGTATGCACCAG gTTCTTGCGCGGCAGATGTGATGTTGTGAATTGCCCATTCTCCCATAAAGCGTCTGTGCACAAAATGCCAGTGTGTATGTACTACCTCAGAGGCGCATGCTCACGAGATGATTGTCCCTACCTACATGTTAAAGTCAATCCTGATGCACCCACCTGCAAAGACTTTTTGAATGGTTTCTGTTCATTAGGTGATAAG TGCAAGAGGCTGCATTCCTTTGTTTGCCCAACATATTCTTACACTGGTTCCTGTCGCAGAGGTGTGAACTGTCCAATGTTACATAGACAGCGACAAAACGATGTCAGTACCAAGCAAAAAGCTCCCATTAG tgtGCCGGCCAAGAGAGAATCAAAGACTTCAGAAATTAAACCTTTCATTGGAGTCAGGACTGAGCCAATAGCTGCACAGCCATCTTATATATCGCTTACCACAGAAGATAATTCCCGAGTCACCATAAACTCATCAGTGTCACCCCAAGAAAAAAACCCTGAAACTTTAGCTCATTCATCACTTCTGTCTTTGCTAAGCAGGCCTACAGCCAGCCTTACTAATGACTCAACTAGAATTAGGCCTGCATTTCTCTCACCTCTCTATGAAACTCAGTCTAACATTTCCTCAAGTTTGAGTTTAATAGATACACAACAATCATGTATCCCAGTGACTGAACAAGATACTCTCATGACAGCTTCATCAACTTCCTTACCActggacaaaacaaaaatgaattctCAGTTATCATTTATATCTTTTGGGTCTATTGACAAGACCAACATTACCATTGATTCCAACCAAGTAATTCCAGCAGCTCTTGAATTGAATCAAAGCACTAAATCTCATTGTACTAGCTCATCAAGTTTAAGCTCATTAACTAGGAAGTCAGCAGTCATCCCTCTGACCAACCAGGAGATCACTTTAATTACCCCCGCAATGTCTTTGTTGACAGAACCAAAAAAGCAGCATACATTATCTCAATTATCATTTATATCTTTTGAGACAACTGACAAGGCAAGACATGAATCTGAGCCTGAATCTACAGGAACCAGTGGTAATACACAGCAGAATAACCTGTTAGGCACAAGTCATTTCAATGAGTCAGTGACTTCAGTCAAAATAACTCCTTCCTTCCTCCATTCTAAGCAAACTTATCAAAAAGAATGA
- the LOC106069780 gene encoding transcription factor MafB-like, with translation MDELAESYIESFDLFMEGHDLHQLHNTIVKTELGLCTGAATPQQQQTCSGAGVTGQVNGQLHVPHSPTLSAVTGSNFSSTQSTPINSIPPSPSTPHPSSQTSLPSPTRSLSSFGSTFGDRGYFEDWFLKLGSQCSETGKLDGKTNTLDELLKSLEPANHHNPVSPSVKSESQDLSGRGNNEFDLDYDEDNELDVEDDSQSVASSSATSFKQSRRSSAHSPSSPLSPESSLIDDDDLVSLPVRELNRRLQGCPKSEVQRLKQKRRTLKNRGYAQNCRSKRMQQKSELETTNKSLLQQIADLKRQLSASVRERDFYKQRCHLLKTELVRASRVAVSHLQKEPGFAEFMARIKEEDGASNSQQVLTSKAAQNGTDNFLI, from the coding sequence ATGGACGAGCTCGCAGAAAGTTACATCGAGAGCTTCGATCTTTTCATGGAAGGTCACGATTTGCACCAGTTGCACAATACCATTGTTAAAACTGAGCTGGGTCTCTGCACTGGTGCGGCAACCCCTCAGCAGCAGCAGACTTGTTCTGGTGCTGGGGTCACGGGTCAGGTCAACGGCCAACTACACGTCCCCCACAGCCCGACATTGTCAGCTGTTACTGGCAGCAACTTCAGCAGCACCCAGAGTACCCCTATTAACTCCATCCCACCGTCCCCTAGCACTCCTCACCCTTCATCTCAGACCTCGCTTCCTTCCCCCACCCGATCGTTATCCAGTTTTGGCAGCACCTTTGGAGACAGAGGCTATTTCGAGGACTGGTTTTTAAAGTTAGGTTCTCAGTGTTCAGAAACTGGCAAACTAGACGGTAAGACAAACACTTTAGATGAACTGttaaaatcattagagccaGCTAATCACCACAACCCTGTTTCGCCTTCAGTCAAATCAGAAAGTCAAGATTTATCAGGGCGTGGCAATAATGAGTTTGACTTAGACTATGATGAGGATAATGAATTGGATGTGGAGGATGATTCTCAAAGTGTTGCCAGCAGCTCAGCTACATCTTTCAAGCAATCTCGAAGAAGTTCTGCCCACTCCCCTAGTTCTCCATTGTCCCCTGAGAGTTCTCtaattgatgatgatgatttggTCTCGTTACCAGTTAGAGAGTTGAACAGGCGATTACAAGGTTGCCCCAAAAGTGAAGTTCAGCGTCTTAAGCAGAAAAGACGGACTCTAAAAAATAGAGGCTATGCTCAGAACTGTCGTTCAAAACGAATGCAGCAAAAGAGTGAGCTTGAAACGACTAACAAGTCTCTTTTGCAGCAGATAGCAGATCTGAAGCGCCAGCTGAGTGCTTCAGTAAGAGAGCGAGATTTCTACAAGCAACGCTGTCATTTGCTTAAGACAGAGCTTGTCAGGGCGTCTCGTGTTGCAGTTTCACACTTGCAGAAGGAGCCTGGATTTGCTGAATTTATGGCTAGGATTAAAGAGGAAGATGGTGCCAGCAATAGCCAGCAGGTGCTAACTTCTAAGGCAGCCCAGAATGGCACGGACAATTTTCTTATCTAA
- the LOC106069767 gene encoding zinc finger CCCH domain-containing protein 3-like isoform X1: protein MESVLPNSNRLVLPLAKTSVSSLNGDKVLKRIVIPPQRDRMTTVAEPTRLVLLGDKGTTFDTSQLNILEPLGLQISTKPSKETFVQENSSLKNSNETSKTFVKYLDYLEEMELKIRYMKNDIEFKQNQISARNNLGLNRNQSRQTLVNRTHKHNFGTHPGEEASYKQHIKKHAHEKVKQKIPPALVPESHNHQAVPSKRVDRIQAAVVQSISKSSQVALLSDAQSNNGSSKTQLPVYVSPNKRKVIFSSQSSEDLTKSVPVVRKVLFQGISPENIAYMAGKQNSTVHNSNTATSRFKLVKNIENSSRKAANGDAQSSVSNNTVPTSTSLRPQSETAQLKKVSMANVQNASKLVSKYKIKHLSPTSAPKMAPSINGHLKSDSFVSQSGSNSLMATPASKKQNLFSFKKSPLIIQSAAKLVSKYKLKRISPTSASKKAPIFYQGTSSQHHKFSFPRSSTFTKFNKNKLKLDKRNPEKIRSDPSRGRGLIKLDRRVTTSTSKKVQGNQSFKRIAPFSYYNTGSFYKWSRPTLQANNFWRLKMRQKLRLGFMGTHRYASFKINKSSWPSALNFKQKRNNKSLVKIGDHLYKSNSRQLTRIKRSTSFSSVHDSSSRHSFKDNTPQRSWKMQKLKLISLQGVHFNVDSKGKKLSRAVFKSSTNSNESIAHVNKIALDQKRSDENARLAASRAVYRSIAIAAVKFKKDNKKKIQKQHCIFFGRFGKCFRGDNCPYLHDPQKVAVCTRFLRGRCDVVNCPFSHKASVHKMPVCMYYLRGACSRDDCPYLHVKVNPDAPTCKDFLNGFCSLGDKCKRLHSFVCPTYSYTGSCRRGVNCPMLHRQRQNDVSTKQKAPISVPAKRESKTSEIKPFIGVRTEPIAAQPSYISLTTEDNSRVTINSSVSPQEKNPETLAHSSLLSLLSRPTASLTNDSTRIRPAFLSPLYETQSNISSSLSLIDTQQSCIPVTEQDTLMTASSTSLPLDKTKMNSQLSFISFGSIDKTNITIDSNQVIPAALELNQSTKSHCTSSSSLSSLTRKSAVIPLTNQEITLITPAMSLLTEPKKQHTLSQLSFISFETTDKARHESEPESTGTSGNTQQNNLLGTSHFNESVTSVKITPSFLHSKQTYQKE from the exons ATGGAATCTGTGTTGCCCAATTCAAATCGCTTGGTCTTACCTTTGGCCAAAACATCCGTGTCAAGTTTAAATGGTGATAAAGTGCTCAAGAGAATTGTTATTCCTCCACAAA GAGACAGAATGACTACAGTGGCAGAGCCTACAAGATTGGTTTTATTAGGAGATAAAGGTACCACTTTTGATACTTCTCAACTAAACATTCTAGAGCCTCTAGGACTTCAGATATCAACAAAACCATCTAAAGAAACATTTGTTCAAGAAAACTCATCTCTGAAAAATTCCAATGAAACTTCCAAAACATTTGTTAAGTATTTAGATTATTTGGAAGAAATGGAACTCAAAATACGTTACATGAAAAATGACatagaattcaaacaaaatcaaatcTCAGCAAGAAATAACTTAGGACTTAATCGAAATCAAAGTAGACAAACTTTAGTAAATAGGACTCATAAACACAATTTTGGAACCCATCCTGGTGAGGAAGCATCATACAAACAGCATATCAAAAAACATGCCCAtgaaaaagttaaacaaaaaattccACCTGCCTTGGTTCCTGAATCTCACAACCATCAGGCGGTACCCTCAAAAAGAGTGGATAGAATACAAGCAGCAGTTGTACAAAGTATTTCAAAAAGTAGTCAGGTTGCATTGCTGTCAGACGCCCAGTCAAATAATGGCAGCAGTAAGACTCAGTTGCCTGTGTATGTTTCCCCTAATAAAAGGAAGGTTATTTTCTCTTCCCAATCTTCTGAAGACTTAACTAAGTCAGTGCCAGTAGtaagaaaagttttatttcaaggtATCTCACCAGAAAACATTGCTTATATGGCTGGTAAACAAAATTCTACAGTTCATAATTCAAATACGGCTACCAGTAGATTCAAActtgttaaaaatattgaaaattcaTCACGTAAAGCAGCAAATGGTGATGCTCAATCAAGTGTTTCAAATAACACTGTACCCACTTCAACATCACTGAGACCACAGTCAGAGACTGCTCAACTTAAGAAAGTGTCCATGGCAAATGTCCAAAATGCATCCAAACTGGTCAGCAAGTACAAGATAAAGCATCTTTCTCCAACATCTGCTCCAAAAATGGCACCTTCCATCAATGGCCATCTTAAATCTGATTCATTTGTCTCTCAGTCTGGCTCTAACTCTTTAATGGCCACCCCAGCTTCCAAAAAGCAAaaccttttttctttcaaaaaatcTCCCTTGATCATACAAAGTGCTGCAAAGCTGGTTAGCAAGTACAAGTTGAAAAGAATTTCTCCAACATCAGCATCGAAAAAGGCTCCAATTTTCTATCAAGGCACATCCAGTCAGCATCATAAATTTTCATTTCCGCGTTCTAGTACTTTTacaaaattcaacaagaataagtTAAAGTTGGACAAAAGAAATCCAGAGAAAATCAGAAGTGATCCATCTAGAGGGAGAGGTCTGATAAAGTTGGACAGAAGAGTTACTACTAGCACTAGCAAGAAAGTACAGGGGAACCAGTCATTTAAGAGAATTGCTCCTTTTTCTT ATTATAATACAGGTTCCTTTTATAAATGGTCAAGGCCAACACTGCAAGCTAATAACTTTTGGAGGCTGAAAATGAGACAAAAACTGAGGTTAGGGTTTATGGGTACTCATAGATATGCAAG ttttaaaataaacaagtcTTCATGGCCGTctgctttaaactttaaacaaaagagAAACAACAAAAGTTTGGTGAAGATTGGAGATCACTTGTACAAATCCAATTCAAGGCAACTCACCAGAATTAAAAGGTCAACTTCATTCTCATCTGTTCATGACTCAAGCAGCAGACATAGTTTCAAAGATAACACACCCCAAAGAA GTTGGAAGATGcaaaaattgaaattaatttcTTTACAAGGTGTTCATTTTAATGTTGATTCAAAGGGCAAAAAATTAAGCCGAGCTGTTTTCA AAAGTAGTACAAACTCTAATGAAAGTATTGCTCATGTAAACAAAATAGCATTGGATCAGAAGCGATCAGATGAAAATGCAAGACTTGCTGCCAG TCGTGCAGTTTATCGGAGTATTGCCATCGCTGctgtcaagtttaaaaaagacaacaagAAGAAGATTCAGAAACAGCATTGCATATTCTTTGGTCGTTTTGGTAAATGTTTTCGAGGGGACAACTGTCCATACCTACATGACCCACAAAAAGTAGCTGTATGCACCAG gTTCTTGCGCGGCAGATGTGATGTTGTGAATTGCCCATTCTCCCATAAAGCGTCTGTGCACAAAATGCCAGTGTGTATGTACTACCTCAGAGGCGCATGCTCACGAGATGATTGTCCCTACCTACATGTTAAAGTCAATCCTGATGCACCCACCTGCAAAGACTTTTTGAATGGTTTCTGTTCATTAGGTGATAAG TGCAAGAGGCTGCATTCCTTTGTTTGCCCAACATATTCTTACACTGGTTCCTGTCGCAGAGGTGTGAACTGTCCAATGTTACATAGACAGCGACAAAACGATGTCAGTACCAAGCAAAAAGCTCCCATTAG tgtGCCGGCCAAGAGAGAATCAAAGACTTCAGAAATTAAACCTTTCATTGGAGTCAGGACTGAGCCAATAGCTGCACAGCCATCTTATATATCGCTTACCACAGAAGATAATTCCCGAGTCACCATAAACTCATCAGTGTCACCCCAAGAAAAAAACCCTGAAACTTTAGCTCATTCATCACTTCTGTCTTTGCTAAGCAGGCCTACAGCCAGCCTTACTAATGACTCAACTAGAATTAGGCCTGCATTTCTCTCACCTCTCTATGAAACTCAGTCTAACATTTCCTCAAGTTTGAGTTTAATAGATACACAACAATCATGTATCCCAGTGACTGAACAAGATACTCTCATGACAGCTTCATCAACTTCCTTACCActggacaaaacaaaaatgaattctCAGTTATCATTTATATCTTTTGGGTCTATTGACAAGACCAACATTACCATTGATTCCAACCAAGTAATTCCAGCAGCTCTTGAATTGAATCAAAGCACTAAATCTCATTGTACTAGCTCATCAAGTTTAAGCTCATTAACTAGGAAGTCAGCAGTCATCCCTCTGACCAACCAGGAGATCACTTTAATTACCCCCGCAATGTCTTTGTTGACAGAACCAAAAAAGCAGCATACATTATCTCAATTATCATTTATATCTTTTGAGACAACTGACAAGGCAAGACATGAATCTGAGCCTGAATCTACAGGAACCAGTGGTAATACACAGCAGAATAACCTGTTAGGCACAAGTCATTTCAATGAGTCAGTGACTTCAGTCAAAATAACTCCTTCCTTCCTCCATTCTAAGCAAACTTATCAAAAAGAATGA